The proteins below are encoded in one region of Spirochaetota bacterium:
- a CDS encoding mechanosensitive ion channel family protein — MDAIKEYHSFVIVIVVFSLSMIILTIIRTVVFSFLGKWAKKTSIIIDDIIIATLKKPSIFIVIAISILIAMQYVSVSHTIQLVVNKVVNTIIIFAVTLGVANIIGAALQKYVKDANIPLAPTGLTYVIIKGLVILIGVLIILNYLGISIAPILTTLGVGGLAVALALQDTLSNLFAGMQILIERSVRVGDFIKIEEGIEGYVEDITWRTTRIRMLPNNIVIIPNSKLAQSMITNFYLPIPHLAVRIPVSVSYGSDPQHVEETILDEVISAAYDIKELILEPEPVVRFIPGFGDSSLDFTLIVYVKEYADQFPVESELRKRIFNRFKKEGIEIPFPQRVIHIAKE, encoded by the coding sequence ATGGACGCTATAAAAGAATACCATTCTTTCGTCATCGTTATAGTAGTATTCAGCCTTTCAATGATTATTCTTACAATTATACGCACAGTGGTATTTTCATTTCTTGGAAAATGGGCAAAGAAGACAAGCATTATTATAGATGATATTATTATTGCAACATTGAAAAAACCATCAATTTTCATTGTCATTGCTATCTCAATTCTTATAGCAATGCAGTATGTTTCTGTTTCCCACACAATTCAGTTGGTTGTTAACAAAGTTGTCAATACCATCATAATCTTTGCTGTAACGCTTGGAGTAGCTAATATAATTGGCGCAGCGCTGCAAAAATATGTGAAAGATGCAAATATTCCCCTTGCTCCTACTGGTTTAACCTATGTCATTATTAAGGGGCTGGTTATACTCATAGGTGTGCTTATTATTTTAAATTATTTAGGTATCTCAATTGCCCCAATACTCACCACATTAGGTGTTGGAGGTTTAGCGGTTGCTTTAGCTTTGCAGGATACCTTATCAAACCTTTTTGCTGGAATGCAGATTTTAATTGAGCGCTCGGTACGTGTTGGTGATTTTATAAAAATTGAAGAAGGTATTGAAGGGTATGTGGAGGATATCACCTGGCGAACAACCCGTATCAGGATGCTCCCTAATAACATTGTTATTATACCAAACAGCAAACTTGCACAGAGCATGATTACCAATTTTTACCTGCCTATCCCTCACTTAGCGGTGCGAATTCCTGTAAGCGTAAGCTATGGCTCTGACCCCCAGCATGTTGAAGAAACAATTCTAGATGAAGTGATAAGCGCTGCTTATGACATAAAAGAACTTATTTTAGAGCCGGAGCCTGTAGTCAGGTTTATTCCGGGTTTTGGCGATAGCTCATTGGATTTTACCCTTATTGTATATGTAAAAGAATATGCTGACCAGTTCCCTGTAGAATCGGAACTGCGGAAGCGAATATTCAACCGCTTTAAAAAAGAAGGAATTGAAATCCCATTCCCACAGCGAGT